Part of the Sinorhizobium sp. BG8 genome, TGATCGGCGAACTCAATCTCGACGGCACGATCGCGGCCATTGCGGGTGCACTTCCGGCGGCAATCGGCGCCAACGCGCTCGGCAAGGGCTTGATCTGCCCGGCCGAAAGCGGCGCCGAAGCGGCCTGGGCAGGCGCCGGGCTCGATATTCTCGCCCCGCGAAGCCTGATTGCGCTTGCCAATCATTTCCGTGGCACGCAGGTCCTTTCGCGGCCCGAGCCCGCGATGCGATCCGCGCCCGCCGGACTTCCGGATCTTGCCGACATCAAGGGCCAGGAAAGTGCCAAGCGGGCGCTTGAGGTCGCAGCAGCCGGCGGACACAATCTCCTCATGGTCGGGCCGCCCGGCTCTGGCAAATCCATGCTGGCCGCCCGCCTCCCGTCGATCCTGCCGCCTCTCTCTCCTCCTGAATTGCTCGAAGTGTCGATGATCCATTCGATCGCGGGCCAGCTCGCAGGAGGGAAGCTTTCGGACCGGCGCCCCTATCGCACGCCGCATCATTCGGCAACGATGGCGGCCCTCGTCGGCGGCGGTATGCGCGCAAAACCCGGCGAGGCCTCGCTCGCTCACCACGGTATCCTCTTTCTCGACGAGTTTCCGGAGTTCTCGCCGCAGGTGCTGGATGCGCTGCGGCAGCCGCTGGAGACCGCAGAGTGCATCATCGCCCGGGCCAACCATAGGGTCACCTATCCGGCCGCATTCCAGCTCGTCGCGGCAATGAACCCCTGCCGGTGCGGCATGGCGACGGAGCCGGGGTACAGCTGCGCGCGCGGGCCGCGCTGCATGAGCGACTATCAGGCCCGGATCTCAGGGCCCCTGATGGACCGTATCGACATTCGCGTCGACGTACCGGCTGTTTCCGCCGTCGATCTCATACGCCCGATCGCAGCGGAACCAAGTGCGGTCGTTGCCGCGCGCGTAGAGCGGGCACGGGCGCTGCAGGCAGATCGGTTCGCGACGCTCGGCACTTCAGGCGTTTCGGTCAACGCGCGGGCGTCCACGGCTCTCATCGAGCGCATTGCCGCACCTGATCCCGGCGGGCTCCAGCTCCTTCGCGATGCGGCGGAGCGGATGAAGTTTTCCGCCCGCGGCTATCACCGGGTGTTGAAAGTGGCGCGAACGCTTGCCGATCTCGAGGGCTGCGAAACGGTCGGACGTATTCATCTGGCGGAGGCAATTTCATATCGCATCGCCGGCGAGCGGCTTGCAGCCGCTGCCTGAGAGCAAAGCGGCGTTCGGTCCTGCCTGCAAAAGTGGTCAGTCGATGCGGCTCCTCCGTCCTGGATTGTCGTGCTGCGTCTGTCGCGCGGCCCCGGATCCGAACGTGGCGCGGCAGGGCGGCCATGAGCGGCGCGGCGCCAGCGGGTCCCTGCATCGGCAAACAGGCCCGCGCGTACCGCCGGTCACATGATGTCTGGGCGCGTTCCGCCGGCGCCCCATGGCTCACGCGGTGCGGCGCTCGGAAGTTGTCGATGGGCCGTCGGAAGACGGAGGGGGCGATCAGCCCCCGAGCCCCTCGAAGAGAGCTGTGGAGAGATAGCGCTCAGCGAAGGAGGGTATGATGACGACGATCGTCTTTCCCTCGTTCTCGGGGCGACTGCCCACCTTGATCGCGGCCGCGAGTGCTGCGCCAGAGGAAATGCCGACGGGCACGCCCTCGAGCTTTGCGACCAGGCGCGCGTTCTCGAAGGCTTCCTCGTTGGCGACGGTGACGACCTCGTCATAGACCTTCGTGTCGAGAATGGCCGGAGCGAAGCCGGCGCCGATACCCTGGATCTTGTGTGGACCAGGGTTGCCGCCTGAAAGCACCGGGCTGTCGGCGGGCTCGACCGCCACGACGCGGATCTCCGGCTTCTTCTCCTTGAGCGCCTGTCCTGCACCGGTGATCGTGCCGCCGGTTCCGATACCCGCGACGAGGATGTCGATGCCGCCATCGGTGTCGTTCCAGATTTCCTCGGCCGTCGTCTTGCGATGGATCTCGGGGTTTGCCGGATTTTCGAACTGTTGCGGAATGACGGCATCCGGGAGTGTCGCGGCCAGCTCCTCGGCCTTGGCGATCGCACCCTTCATGCCTTTCGGTCCTTCGGTCAACACCAGTTCCGCCCCGAGGAGGGCAAGCATCTTGCGCCGCTCGATCGACATGGTCTCCGGCATGGTGAGAATGAGCTTGTAGCCCTTCGCCGCCGCCGCGAAGGCAAGTGCGATGCCGGTGTTGCCCGAGGTCGGTTCGACCAGGGTCGTCCTTCCGGGCGCGATCCGGCCCTGCGCCTCCATGGATTCGATCATGGCTACGCCGATCCGGTCCTTCACGGACGAGATCGGGTTGAAGAATTCGAGCTTCGCCAGAAGATTGGCCTTCACACCCTTTTCCTTGGCCAGCTTGTCGAGCCGAACGATCGGCGTGTCGCCGATGGTTTCTGTGATCGACGAATAGATGCGTCCTCTGCCGGGTTTGCGGATCTCTGGCATTTCTGGCTCCCTCTGTTTGTCTCCTGAGAAGAACATAGGTTCAATCGCGTGCGGAAGCCAGAGCACGAGGAACCGCGTCTCGGTCGAGGTTCAGTCCACCGCCGCCAAGGGGAACCTCGATGGATCGCGCTCTCCTGAAGTGTGTGTCACCGACCTGGGCCGGACGCCGCTGGCGTTTGCTCCGGACGCGAGTTCTCGCTGCGCCAGGGGCCCGATAGCACCGGCAGCGGTCATCTACCTTGCGTTTTCAGCAAGAGTGTCTCGACATGCGTACCCAGTCGGGGTGACCATTCTGCGCCGGAGTGAGCGCAGATATCTTCTCCGCATGGAGAGGCCTCGCGGAGGCTGATCTCGCTATGGAACACGCCTGCAGGTGACCGCCGTGGGTCACTTGGAGAAGCTGGTTGCATTCACTGCGTAATGCCAAGAAATCGGGGGTCAGGCGGCCCGGGTCGCTATGTAGGCTGCGGTGCTTGCGAGCACGCCCGCTGCCATCCGGTTCAATGTCTGCAGCGCCCGCGGCTTCTTCAAAAGCAACCGCGCGCGCGATGCCAGCGCCATATAGGGGATCAGTACGACGAGCAGAACGAGGAAGGTCGCAGCCAGCAGCGTGGCATATTCCTCCGGACCGATCGACCGAAGATCGATCAAGGTCGGAACCAGCGCGACGTAGAAGAGCATGGTCTTCGGGTTTCCAAGCGTCACCAGCAGTCCGGACAGAAACGACATCGTGTAGCTCGAAGACTTTTTGGCCTCGATGTTCTGCGGCAGCAGCCCCGCCGTCCATAGTTTCCAGGCGATAAAGGCAAGATAGATCGCTCCGGCAATCTTGATCACCATGAAGGCGGCGGTAAACGTCTGGGCGATGAAGGCGAGCCCCAGAATGACCGCGGTCAGGTAGATCATGTCGCCGAGAATAAGGCCGAGCCCCATGAAGAAGGTTTCGCGGAAGCCGGTTCCAAGTGCGCGCGCCACGATTGCGGTGATCCCTGGCCCTGGAATGGCCGCAGCGATGAAGAGCGCCGCACTGTAGGCGAGTAGCGTGGTGAGCGTCATGGCGATGTCCCCGATAGAGGCGCACCTTCTACTCTTTGACGCGGGCAACTTCAAGACACGGTGTGTGGACGGGCGGGAACGTCCGCGAGCCGCTCGCGCATTTTTCATTTGCTTCGAACGGGACACCTTACGTTGTGGTGCAAACCGGCCGACAGGTGTCGGTACGTTCCGCCAGGCCCGTTCTACGGAGCAAGTGATCCCGCCCGTTTCGCGCCAGCCCCGCAGCCGGGATTTATTCGAAAACCGGCCGTAGGAAACTGCGCTCGTAGTGAAGGATGCAGCGGGTTTCCTCGGCATAGGCGAAGGCGGCCTTGCACTCGGCGTCGGCGGCCATTTCCTGCCGGTAGGTTTCATAGGCCGCGAGACTGGGGAACGTGAAGAGCGCAAGCGCGATGTTGTTCGCTCCCTCATGCGGCAGGAAGTAGCCGTGATGCGTGCCGCCAAGTCTGTTGACCAGGGGAATCCAGAGCTTCGCGTAGTGCTCGAACTCGGCGAGCTTGTAAGGGTCGATCGTGTAGCGGAGATAGCAGGTGATCATCGAGTGCTTTCCTTGGCGAAAATTCTGCTCTTATTGCCCCATGGCCGGATCGTCCAGCCGAGATTCATGCCCGCAGCGGCCACGAGGATGACCACCGATCCGAGGATCTGGATGACGTGTAGTTCGTGCCCGAAGGCGATGCGGTCGACGACGATTGCGGCAACCGGATAGATGAACGAGAGGGCGCCTGTCAGATGCGTGTGGAGCTTCTGGATAGCGCCGTAGAGAAGCACGTACATGATACCGGTGTGAACGACGCCCATTGTCGAAAGACTGGACCAGGCAACGGCCCCATGCGGCAGCGGGCCCGATACGGCGAATGGAGCAAGCATCAGTACTCCTGTCGAGACCTGGATCAGCGCGATCAGATGCGGCGGTGTGCCTTTCAGTCCCTTCGCGGCGATCGCCGCGAGCGCATAGAAGAACGCG contains:
- the cysK gene encoding cysteine synthase A; protein product: MPEIRKPGRGRIYSSITETIGDTPIVRLDKLAKEKGVKANLLAKLEFFNPISSVKDRIGVAMIESMEAQGRIAPGRTTLVEPTSGNTGIALAFAAAAKGYKLILTMPETMSIERRKMLALLGAELVLTEGPKGMKGAIAKAEELAATLPDAVIPQQFENPANPEIHRKTTAEEIWNDTDGGIDILVAGIGTGGTITGAGQALKEKKPEIRVVAVEPADSPVLSGGNPGPHKIQGIGAGFAPAILDTKVYDEVVTVANEEAFENARLVAKLEGVPVGISSGAALAAAIKVGSRPENEGKTIVVIIPSFAERYLSTALFEGLGG
- a CDS encoding LysE family translocator, with product MTLTTLLAYSAALFIAAAIPGPGITAIVARALGTGFRETFFMGLGLILGDMIYLTAVILGLAFIAQTFTAAFMVIKIAGAIYLAFIAWKLWTAGLLPQNIEAKKSSSYTMSFLSGLLVTLGNPKTMLFYVALVPTLIDLRSIGPEEYATLLAATFLVLLVVLIPYMALASRARLLLKKPRALQTLNRMAAGVLASTAAYIATRAA
- a CDS encoding NIPSNAP family protein; translation: MITCYLRYTIDPYKLAEFEHYAKLWIPLVNRLGGTHHGYFLPHEGANNIALALFTFPSLAAYETYRQEMAADAECKAAFAYAEETRCILHYERSFLRPVFE
- a CDS encoding YifB family Mg chelatase-like AAA ATPase; protein product: MVARVSTVAFQGIEGVPVDVQVMVAPGKVNMHIVGLPDKAVAESRERVQAALHASGLALPAKKVTINLAPADLPKEGSHFDLPIALGLMAVLGAIPADALEGYVVIGELNLDGTIAAIAGALPAAIGANALGKGLICPAESGAEAAWAGAGLDILAPRSLIALANHFRGTQVLSRPEPAMRSAPAGLPDLADIKGQESAKRALEVAAAGGHNLLMVGPPGSGKSMLAARLPSILPPLSPPELLEVSMIHSIAGQLAGGKLSDRRPYRTPHHSATMAALVGGGMRAKPGEASLAHHGILFLDEFPEFSPQVLDALRQPLETAECIIARANHRVTYPAAFQLVAAMNPCRCGMATEPGYSCARGPRCMSDYQARISGPLMDRIDIRVDVPAVSAVDLIRPIAAEPSAVVAARVERARALQADRFATLGTSGVSVNARASTALIERIAAPDPGGLQLLRDAAERMKFSARGYHRVLKVARTLADLEGCETVGRIHLAEAISYRIAGERLAAAA